The Altererythrobacter sp. ZODW24 genome window below encodes:
- the folE gene encoding GTP cyclohydrolase I FolE, translated as MNIQVASDKADPDGKPNVPEDVQDAIRTLIKWSGDDPTREGLLDTPKRVARAWREYCQGYGEDPAKHLSRVFEEVGGYDEVVVLKDIPFQSHCEHHMAPIIGKAAIAYLPRDHVVGISKLARVLNGYSRRLQIQERLTAEVAECIWTNLKPHGVAVVIEASHACMTARGVRTPGVGMVTSRLMGCFLDDQRSRKEVMSLMGY; from the coding sequence ATGAACATTCAGGTTGCTTCAGACAAAGCCGATCCAGACGGTAAGCCGAACGTCCCAGAGGATGTGCAGGATGCAATCCGGACGTTGATCAAATGGTCGGGCGATGATCCGACACGCGAAGGCTTGCTCGACACGCCCAAACGCGTCGCGCGCGCTTGGCGCGAATACTGTCAGGGGTATGGCGAAGATCCGGCCAAACATCTCAGCCGCGTTTTCGAGGAAGTCGGTGGTTATGACGAAGTCGTGGTGCTGAAGGACATTCCCTTCCAGTCGCATTGCGAACACCACATGGCGCCGATTATCGGCAAGGCGGCTATTGCTTACCTGCCGCGCGATCATGTGGTCGGAATCTCCAAGCTCGCGCGTGTTTTGAACGGCTACTCCCGGCGTCTTCAAATTCAGGAACGTCTGACCGCAGAAGTCGCCGAGTGTATTTGGACCAACCTCAAGCCGCACGGCGTAGCGGTTGTGATTGAGGCAAGTCACGCCTGCATGACCGCACGCGGTGTGCGCACCCCCGGCGTGGGCATGGTCACAAGTCGTTTGATGGGCTGCTTCTTGGATGACCAACGTAGCCGCAAGGAAGTTATGAGCCTGATGGGTTATTGA